The DNA region TTGGAGGGCTTGCGGGACGACGGAGTTGGATGCGGCCGCGGGGAGTGCGCGGACGTGGTGGTGCCGGTGGATTACGGGAAACTCGACGGGCGCACGACGACAGTGGCGATATCTCGGGTGCGAGCAGGTGATCCGGAACGACGGCGAGGGGTGCTGCTGTCCAATCCCGGCGGACCCGGCGCGGAGGGGTTGGACAGTCTGGATCTGCTCGGTGATGTGCTGAGCCCGGAGGTGCTGGCCGGCTATGACCTGATCGGAATGGATCCGCGTGGTGTCGGGCGGTCGGGGCGGACTGGGCGGTGCGGGTGGCCGGTGGGCGAGATGATCCGATCGGCGGGCGTGGATCTGCTGGGGTTCGCGCACGACACAGTGCAGTCAGCCGGAATGGCTGCATCGTGTCTGGTTCGTGATCCGGAGTTGTTGCGGCAGTTCACTACTCGCAATACGGCGCGGGATATGGATATCGTCCGGAGCGCGCTGCGCGAGGAGAAGATCAGCTACTACGGGACGTCCTACGGGACCTACCTGGGCGCGGTGTACACGCAGATGTTCCCGGAGCGGGGAGATCGGATCGTGCTCGACAGTGCCATCGATCCGGATCGGTATTGGGAAGGGCTGGTACAGGATTGGGGGCCGGCTGATGAGATCGCATTGGACGATTGGGCGGGGTGGGCGGCCGCGCGGGACGACACGTATCGGTTGGGTGCGACACCGCGGCAGGTGCGGGCCGGGGTCGAGGAGCTGGTGCGGGCTGCTGCACGGCAGCCGATCGTGGTGGACGGTTTCGCTGTCGACGATCATTGGCTGCCGTTCATCCTGCACGGGATGCTGATGAACTATCGGATCAATGCGGCTGTGGCCGAGACTGTCCGGGAGCTCGCCGACGCCGCGGGCGGGCCGCCGACCAGGTCTCGTTCGCCTCGGCTCGCGGCCATCGTGGCAGCGCTGCGCGACGGGGAGAACTCGACGCTGGCGCAGATCGCCTGCGGGGACTCGGCTGCGATGACGGATCTGGGTTCGTACTGGCGCAATATCGAGGACAGCCGGGTCACACAGCCGGTCTTCGGCGCGTTGGCGAGCAATGTCGAGCCCTGTGCGTTCTGGCCACGGCCAGTGGAAGCGCCCACCGTTGTTCGGAATTCGGTGCCCGCGCTCATCGTTCAGGCGACCGGAGACCCTCGTACCCCCTACGCCCACGGACTCCGGCTGCACCAGGACATGGCGGGGTCGCGGATGGTCACGCTGCAGGACGTCCGCATTCACATGACCTTCCGGCCCGGGTTGAGCGCCTGCGTGAACGAGGCCATCAACACCTACTTTGACGCCGGGACGCTGCCGGAGTCGGATACGACCTGCCACGCCGATCCATCGACGCCCTAGAACCGGACGAATCAACTGCGGATCAAGCGGCCGATCCGTCAGCAACACCCCCGACCGATTAACCACTTCGGTATCGGCAAGAAGCGCATCAAGGTGGCGGCAGAACGCGTACATGCGGTCCGGCACACAGACCGGTGGCGATCATCCGACACCACCGTCCGACTGCCGCGGCCGCTCGCCTACCGCGTAGATCGCGATCGCCGGCCCATCGACCAGTACCGCGCGGTTCGCATGCTGGTCCGTCAGGTCCACCAATGGAAATGCTCGGCGAATAGCCGGGCATTTTCTCGTTGTCGTGTCGAATGCCAGATCCGTTTTCTTCCAGTCCTTTCCGGCTCTGAACCAGCCGTTGCCCCTACGCGGAACGGGGGCTCAGCCGACCGGGAGTTTCACCACCGGATCGGGGCCCTGGTCGGTGATGTAAACGTTGCCCGCCGTGTCGACGGCCACACCCTGGGGATTCTTCAGCCCGGTGAACGGCAGCGGGGTCGGCGTCGATGCGCCCGCCGCCAACCTCACCACCCATTGATTACCCCAGTCGACGACGAACAAGTCACCCGCCCTGTCGACCGCCACACCCTGGGGATCCTTGAGCCCGGTGAACGGCAGCGAGGTGGCCGTCGATGCGCCCGCCGCCAACTTCATGACCCGCTCGGTACTCAATTCGGTGACGTATACGTTGCCCGCCGTGTCGACCGCCACCCCTTGGGGATCTTGGAGCCCCGTGAACGGCAGCGGGGTCAGCGCCGACGCGCCCGCCGCCAACTTCACCACCCGGTCGTTACCCCGGTCGCTGACGTACACGTTTCCCGCCGTGTCGACGGCCACACCCTGGGGATCCTTGAGCCCGGTGAACGGCAGCGAGATCGCCGTCGATGCGCCCGCAGCCAATTTCACCACCCGATTGTTACTCGTGTCGGTGACGTAAATGTTGCCCGCCGTGTCGACCGCCACACCCTGGGGATTACTCAGGCCGGTAAACGGCAGCGGGGTCGGAGTCGATGCGCCCGCAGCCAATTTCACCACCCCATCGTTACCCATGTCGGTGACGTACACATTGCCCGCCGCGTCGACAGCCACATCGGTGGGCAAGCTGACGCCGGTGAACGGCAGCGGAGTCTGTGCCGAGTAGCCCGAGGTGATAGGTGTGGGCGAGTTGCCACCGCCTGATCCGAGGCGGACGCCGATGACGACCGCTATGGCGGCCACCACGGCGACCGCGACCGCGGCGGCGAGCAGCCCGGCGGTCTTGGGCGACAATCTGATTCGCCGCCCAAGGCGCGCAGCCACGCCCCCGGTGGTGCTGACCGCGGAATCGGCCACCGCCGTACGGGCCGCCGCGGCCAGCTCGTGCACGGTCTGGTAACGATCGTCGGGGTCTTTGGCCATTCCCTTGGCGATGATCGCATCGAACGCAGCCGGTACATCGGGTGTAATGGTGCTGGGTCGTGGCGGCGGGGTATGCAGGTGATGGGCGATCACTCCCTGCACCCCCGCTGCGCTCGCAAACGGTGGTTGGCCGGTCAGGCACTGATACAGCACGCACGTCAACGCGTACACGTCCGCTCGGGCATCGGCCTTGATCTCCGCGGTGATCTCCTCCGGCGCCATGTAGGCGACAGTGCCGAGGGTTTCGCCGATCGAGGTCAGCGTACGGTCATCGGTGGCGTGGGCGATCCCGAAGTCGATCAGGTAGGCGAACTCATCGGCCCCCAGCAGGATGTTGGAGGGTTTGACATCGCGATGGACCAGCCCGATGTCGTGGGCCGCTTGCAGCGCGCCGGCCACCTGTGCGCAGATCGCCACTGCCCGCCGCGGCGACAAGGCCCCTTCTCGGCTGATCACCGCACGCAGGTCGGTGCCCTCGATCAAGCGCATGTTCAGATACAGCCGACCGTCGATGTCGCCGAAATCGTGGATGGGGATCACATGCGGCTCGGCCAACTGCGCCACCGCCCGGCACTCCCGGCGGAACCGTTCGCGCAGCTCCTCGTCATCGGCGAAGCGCTCAGGCAATACCTTGACCGCCACCACCCGGTTGGTCAGCGAATCATGCGCCCGCCACACCTGGCCCATGCCACCCTGCCCCAGCAGCGACAACAGCCGATAGCGCCCGAACACCTCCGCTGAGGTGGTGTCTCCGCCGCCAACTGACGTGTCGTCCATTATGCCGTCCCGTGACCACCCGACTGGCAAACGGTGTACTTGCCTGCAATCCGACCCCCGCCCGAGCTGGTACCCCACCCTCGTTGATTCAGCCAGGCCAGACAGTCGAGAGTCGGCGCTGTCCACCAACAAACCTGTAGCAACTCGAGCGTACCTCTTTGCTTGTGATTCAACCGTGCGGCACCGGTGGCGCACTACGCAAATGGGGTGCAACGAAATTCGGTGCATGAAACAAATTGAGCAATATTCGGCTTCGATCTTGCTTCAGCTTCTGTCGTATTAGTATTTCAAATCCCATCAACATTCGTCGCGGCACTTCGGCACGGTCGTATACTCCCGTTATGGCGGATGTGCGGTCCTCCACGGAATTCCCTGAGTCAGCAGTTCTCGTGGTGCAGACACGAGAACACGTCTATCGGCTACGTGCCGGGGGCGCATACAACATCGGCCGGGATCCGACCGCCGACATCGTTGTCACCGATCCGCGTGTTTCGTCCTTGCATGCCGTGCTGGAGCGCGGGTCGCACGGTTGGGAGATCGAGGACGCGCACAGCCTGAACGGCACCTTTTTCGACGGTCAGCGCGTCGAACGGATGCTGATCGACCACGACGAGACCTTCCAGCTGGGGCATGCCAAACATGGTGCGCAGCTGGCCTGCTCGCTGGAGACATCACCCGCCCCCGTCCCCGAGCCCGAGCCCGATGACGACTTCGGCGGGGACACGATGGTCGTCCCGAATCCTGGCTATGACTTGGACGATGAAGCCACCGTCACCCTGTTCGAGCCGGGTCTGCCGCGGCGAGTGTCGCGATCGTCGCCGCCGGCTACTCAGCCCAGCGCGGTAGTACGGATCGTCTCGGGCACGCTCCGGATCGGACGCGCCGCCGACAACGACATCGTCGTGCCCGATCTCATGGTGTCTCGCCATCACGCCGAACTACAGGTGATCGCCGACGGCAAATATCGAGTCGTCGACCTCGACAGCCACAACGGCACCTATGTCAACGGCCACCGGATCGAGACCGCGGACCTGTCCGAATCCGACTTGATCGGCATGGGGCACACCACCTACCGGCTCGTCGGCAACGAACTGCGCGAGTCCGTCGACACCGGTGACATCTCGGTCTGTGTCCAGAACCTGATCGTGCGGACACCGGAAGGCAAAGTGCTGCTCGACGACGTGACCTTCCCCATCGCGCAGCGCTCACTGGTCGGGGTCATCGGACCCAGCGGAGCGGGCAAGTCGACGCTGTTGGGCGCGGTCACCGGGATGCGGCCCGCGACCGAGGGGACCGTCCGCTACGACGGACGCGACCTGTACACCGATTACGACGAGCTGCGACACCGGATCGGATTGGTTCCGCAGGAGGACATCCTGCACAAAGAGCTCCCGACGCGACGCGCCCTGCTCTACGCGGCCGAGCTGCGGTTCCCCGGTGACACAGCCCGTGAGGAGCGCGAGCAGCGAGTCGACGAAGTCCTCGACGAACTCGGCCTGACGCGGCACGCCGACACCCGCATCGATCGGCTCTCCGGCGGGCAACGCAAACGGGTCAGCGTCGCATTGGAACTGCTGACCAAACCGTCGCTGTTGTTCCTCGACGAACCGACCTCCGGCCTGGATCCCGGCCTGGACAAGACGGTCATGGAAATGCTGTCCGAACTCGCCCACGACGGGCGGACCGTCATCGTCGTCACCCACAGCGTGGCGAATCTCGATTCCTGTGACCGCCTTCTGGTGCTGGTGCCCGGCGGCAAGCTGGCCTATTACGGACCGCCCGCTGAGGGGTTGCAGGAGTTCGGGCAGCGCACCTGGGCCGAGGTGTTCCAGGCATTCGACCGGGACGAGGACCGCGACTGGGCCGGTGAGTTCCGGAAGTCCCCGCGCTTCGAGAACTACGTCGATGTCGGGCCGATCGACGACATCGGACCGGCGGAAGTACACGCACCAGCTGTGCCCCCGCCCCCGCGGCAGTCCAAGCTCAGCCAGCTCAGCACACTGTGCCGGCGGTATCTGGCGGTAATCGCCTCGGACCGCAGTTATCTGGCGTTACTCGGCGTGATGCCGCTGCTGCTGGGCGGTTTGGTCGCCGCGGTGCCGGCGGGCGCGGGTTTCACCGGGGCGCCGGGAACCAACGAAGATGCCTCCACCAAGCTCATGATCTTGGTTTTCGGTGCTTGCTTCGTCGGCACCGGCAACGCGATTCGCGAGATCGTCAAGGAACAGACGATCTACCGCAGAGAACGCGCGGCAGGACTGTCGGCCGGGGTCTATCTGATGTCGAAAGTGCTGGTCTTGGGTGTGATCACCGTCCTTCAGGCGGCGGTGTTGTTCTTGATCGGCACTATCGGTACGAGCTTTCCGCCGAGCGGGATATTCACTTCGGTCCAGCTGGAGTTGATCTTGGCGATGGCGATGCTGGGCATCGCGTCGCTGACGTTGGGCTTGCTGGTGTCGGCTTCGGTGAGCACCTCGGAAAAGACACTGCCCCTGCTGATCGTGCTGTCGATGGCGCAACTGGTGCTCACCGGCGGGCTGGTGCGACTGCCCGGCACGCCCGTTCTGCAACAGCTGTCCTTCCTGTCGCCGTCCCGTTGGGGCTACGGCGCCGGAGCGGCCAGCATCGACCTCGACACCATCACGCCGCACGAGGGCGGGCCCGACCCGCTGTGGAAACACACCATCGGCACCTGGCTGCTCGATATGGGAGTCCTCGCCGGTCTCGCGGCGATCTTCCTCGCGCTGGCCTGGTATCGCCTGCACCGGATGCAGCCGCGGCGGCGCGGCGCCCGCGTCGCTCAGATGTGAGCCTGCCGTTGGCTTTTCGGTGATGAAGACGACGTCATCGATCCGTCATCGATTCGCGGCCTTGATGGGGTCGGATCCCTATTCTCGATATGCGACCGTGTTCTCTCGATAAAGAATGCAACACATTTCGCCCCCGGTGTGGGCACTCATGAGTGCCTACCACTGATCAGGGTCAATATCTGTGGTTACCGACTAGCGAACTGCTGGCTTACCTTTGGGTAAGAGGTCTTTCCTCGAAATTGCAGGCTGACAGGGAGTTGATGAAATGATTGCAAGAATCGTGAGTACGGCAGCTGCGACCGCGGTCGTACTGTCACTCGGTGTTGCCGGGGCGTCGACGGCGTCCGCCAGTGAAGTACAGGCAACGCCTGTGGATGGATCGATCGGCTTCTGTTTCGTGATCCCGCTGCCAGGATCTGCGGACCTGGTTTGGTGCCTCTGACAAAAAATACCGAACTTCGGCGGGCCGGTACCGCGAAAGCGGCACCGGCCCCCTGCGTTTCGGTCGATCGAAGGACTCAGGGAGTCATCGAAGTACCCAGCCCCGAGGACACATTGGCGGCGACGCCGTTCGCGGTCGCGAGTGCGACGATCCGGCCGGCTCCGGTCTGTACCGGGACTGCCGCCGGTGCGCAGGTGCAGGGCTGTTCCGCCGTTTCCCGGACCGGAACGTCGACCACGCCCCAGGCGCCGGTGTTCAGGTTCACCCACCGGATCCGGACCGACGAGTCGAGCACGTGGTTACCGTCGAACGGCGGCGGGTTCGCGACACCGAAGCTGGTGACGCCCGGTTCCTCGCCGGCGGTGGCCGTCATGAAGAGCGAGAAATACGCTGGAACACCCCATGATTGGGATACTTCCATCAATGGGAGCTGGAACGTGGTCGTCTCCGCGGCTTGCGCGACGCTCTGCTGACCGAGCAGTAGCCCGCCGGCCACCGCACCCGCGAAACCCAGCCTGCCGACGGCACCGGCAGCCCGGCGAGTCACGTCGTTCGTCACTAATCCTCCTCATGGTTGATTCGTGCGTGCATCGAGTGATTCCTGCGTAACTGGACGCCGGCGCGAGCGCAGCGGCGCCTAGGTATTCGACGCCGCGCGCCCTTCGGGTACCCCTGCCGAAAAAATTGCCAAAGATATGCCGACCACTATTGACTCCGGCTCGAGGCGGAGGAGACTTGTGTATACACCGAAACACCGGAGAACGACGCAACGGCGATGGAGACGTCTGTCGAAGTGAGCGACGCTCCCACAGGATTCGGCCAGGCCCCCGGCAAGTCGATCGGGAATCGAGTCAGAGCGACGACTAGGACTCGAGATTTCGATAGAGACTACCGGGGACTGATCTGTTCGGGGGCAAACGAAAAACGGCGCGGCGACCAACCAAGGTCGCCGCGCCGTTTTCTTTACCGCCTTATCGCTTCAGGATGATGTCGGCGGCCGCTGCTCGCACCTGGGCTCGGGTGCGGTCGGGGTGGTCGGCGGCCAGGAGTTGTTCGCCGATGCGGAGGCAGAAGGCGAGCAGGCTGCGGGCTTCGACTTCGGCGGGGTCGTCGCAGAAGGTGGCGATCATTTCCCGGAGTAGCTGCATGCGGGTGTTGTCGACGCGGCGAAGGCGTTGGGCGACAGCGGGATCGCGGCGGGCCCAGTCTCGGATGGCCAGGTCGACGGGGAGGATTTCGGCGGACAGGGTCAGGGCGCCGGCGCGCTGGATCTTGGTGCGCGGGTCGCCGCCGTCGCGTTCGACGCGGTCCAGGACGTCGTCGGTGCTGTGCCGCTCCCAGGTGTCGAGCATGGCCTCGAGCAGTGCGTTGCGGTCGGCGAAGTAGCCGTAGAAGCCGCCCTTCGTGACGCCGAGCGCCTTGGCGAGCACCTCGACGCGGACCGCGTCGGGTCCGCCTTCGGCTAGGGCGAGCAGGCCCTGCTCGATCCACTTCTCGCTCGGGGTCCGTGCGATCGCCATGCGCCTCCTGTCAGGTCTATACGCCACCGTATATTACCGGTAGCCTGCGATATATACGGCACCGTATATATCGCCGAGGGAGGCAACCGACATGACTTCGACCGACACGCCCGCCGCCTTTCAACAGCACGAGATTCCGCAGGAGTTGCGTGCTTTCGTCACGTTCGCCGAGCCGTACTACATCGACGTATTCACGCTGCCCATCGACGCCGCGGCGCTGGGCTCGCCCGAGGAGTGGGCCCGCGCCATGTTCGAGCGGGTCGCGGGCGCGGGCGGCCAGTTCATCTGGCGCGTGCTGCTGACCATGCGCCTGGCCCGGCCCGGCACCCCGAACCATGTGGCGGGCTGGCGGATCGACGGTGGCGGTGACGACTGGATCCGCCTCGACGTGCAGGGGTGGATGCTGGACGGGCAGCTCGTCGTTCGCGCGGACGAGCGGGAACTGACCATGGTCACGGCCGTCCGCTATCCCAAGCCCGTCGGCCGGCCGGTGTGGAAGGTGCTGTCGAACGTCCACCGGTACTTGACGGGTGGGCTTCTCGTCGACGCTTACCGTGTCATGCTCGGGCGTCCGTCCGCCGCCTCCTTCTAGCGGTAGGCCGATCCCAGTTACATCTCCGGGTCCGTAGATGCGTTGCGCGGCTAAGGCATTCGTGCTGCGATCGATGGCGGGTAGTCGTCGACCAGCATGGAGTCGTAGAGGCGTCCGCTCTTGGTGGTGAGCCGCAGCAGAGCTCGGCCGGGGGCGGCGGGCAGCGCCGAGATCAGGCGTGCGCCTTGCGTCAACCCGGAGACGCCGAGGCAGGAGGTGGGGATCAAGGTCTTCGCGGCGCTCAGCGCGACCGCGCGGCTCCCGCGGATGTGATCCGCCATCGCCCGCTCGTAGGCGGGGAAGGCGCGTGCGTGGTCGCCGCCCGCGCACGCCAACTCCCCGGCGAGGATGTACGCGCCGACGACGGCGAGGGTGGTGCTGCCGCCGACGGCCGGGCCGGGGCAGTAACCCGCATCGCCGACCAGCGTCACCCGCCCCCGCGACCAGGTGTCCATCCGGAGCTGGGTGATCGAGTCGAAGTAGAACGCCGGGGTGCGGTCGAGCTCGCTCAACCACCGGTCCACCTCGGGGTGCATCCCCCGGAAAGTGTTGCGCAGCAGCTCTTTCTGCCGCGGCACATCGTGGTGGTGAACTTCGAGCTCGCGTGGGCTGCGGAACAGGAACAGCGCCCGCGCCTCCCCGGGATGCCGGGTGCCGTACATGCCCGCGGTGCGGCCCACCCCGACATGCATGAGGAGTTCGCCGTCGACCGCGGCGACGTCACGCAGGGTCAGCACGCCCAGGTAGGCCCCGATGAAGACGCTGGAACCGGCGCGCTCCCCGAAGGCCAGCCGCCGCACGGTGGAGTGCAGCCCGTCCGCGCCGATGACGAGGTCGAACCGCCGCGCCGACGCCTTCTCGAACCGCACCTCGCCGTCGGCCGAAAGCTCGGTGATCGAGTCCCCGAACAGATACTCGACCTCGTCGCACGCTGCGTCGTAATAGATCTCGCTCAGATCGTCCCGCATGATCTCGACGTGCGTGCCCGATGCCGCACCGAAAATCTTGCCGAGATCCACTCGAACCGGACGGCGTGCACCCTCCCTGCGCAGCGTCAGGCGTTCCGTCCCGGTGGCCAGCCCCTCGATCCGCTCGCGCACCCCCATCTTCGCCGAGATCTCCAGCGCGGGCCGATACAGATCAACCGCATGCCCCCCGCTCTTCCGCAGCCCCGCCGCCCGCTCCACCACGGTGACCGAAAACCCGTGCCTGCTCAGCCAATACGCCAGCACCGGCCCCGCGATGCTCGCACCGGAGATGAGAATCCGCATGAAGCCCCTCCTCGTGAACGAGCCCCCACCATCCCCCGAACCACCACGCCGAGTCTTGAACGAATGTTCCCGGGCAGCG from Nocardia tengchongensis includes:
- a CDS encoding FAD-dependent monooxygenase; this encodes MRILISGASIAGPVLAYWLSRHGFSVTVVERAAGLRKSGGHAVDLYRPALEISAKMGVRERIEGLATGTERLTLRREGARRPVRVDLGKIFGAASGTHVEIMRDDLSEIYYDAACDEVEYLFGDSITELSADGEVRFEKASARRFDLVIGADGLHSTVRRLAFGERAGSSVFIGAYLGVLTLRDVAAVDGELLMHVGVGRTAGMYGTRHPGEARALFLFRSPRELEVHHHDVPRQKELLRNTFRGMHPEVDRWLSELDRTPAFYFDSITQLRMDTWSRGRVTLVGDAGYCPGPAVGGSTTLAVVGAYILAGELACAGGDHARAFPAYERAMADHIRGSRAVALSAAKTLIPTSCLGVSGLTQGARLISALPAAPGRALLRLTTKSGRLYDSMLVDDYPPSIAARMP
- a CDS encoding FHA domain-containing protein: MSNIRLRSCFSFCRISISNPINIRRGTSARSYTPVMADVRSSTEFPESAVLVVQTREHVYRLRAGGAYNIGRDPTADIVVTDPRVSSLHAVLERGSHGWEIEDAHSLNGTFFDGQRVERMLIDHDETFQLGHAKHGAQLACSLETSPAPVPEPEPDDDFGGDTMVVPNPGYDLDDEATVTLFEPGLPRRVSRSSPPATQPSAVVRIVSGTLRIGRAADNDIVVPDLMVSRHHAELQVIADGKYRVVDLDSHNGTYVNGHRIETADLSESDLIGMGHTTYRLVGNELRESVDTGDISVCVQNLIVRTPEGKVLLDDVTFPIAQRSLVGVIGPSGAGKSTLLGAVTGMRPATEGTVRYDGRDLYTDYDELRHRIGLVPQEDILHKELPTRRALLYAAELRFPGDTAREEREQRVDEVLDELGLTRHADTRIDRLSGGQRKRVSVALELLTKPSLLFLDEPTSGLDPGLDKTVMEMLSELAHDGRTVIVVTHSVANLDSCDRLLVLVPGGKLAYYGPPAEGLQEFGQRTWAEVFQAFDRDEDRDWAGEFRKSPRFENYVDVGPIDDIGPAEVHAPAVPPPPRQSKLSQLSTLCRRYLAVIASDRSYLALLGVMPLLLGGLVAAVPAGAGFTGAPGTNEDASTKLMILVFGACFVGTGNAIREIVKEQTIYRRERAAGLSAGVYLMSKVLVLGVITVLQAAVLFLIGTIGTSFPPSGIFTSVQLELILAMAMLGIASLTLGLLVSASVSTSEKTLPLLIVLSMAQLVLTGGLVRLPGTPVLQQLSFLSPSRWGYGAGAASIDLDTITPHEGGPDPLWKHTIGTWLLDMGVLAGLAAIFLALAWYRLHRMQPRRRGARVAQM
- a CDS encoding serine/threonine-protein kinase PknD, whose product is MDDTSVGGGDTTSAEVFGRYRLLSLLGQGGMGQVWRAHDSLTNRVVAVKVLPERFADDEELRERFRRECRAVAQLAEPHVIPIHDFGDIDGRLYLNMRLIEGTDLRAVISREGALSPRRAVAICAQVAGALQAAHDIGLVHRDVKPSNILLGADEFAYLIDFGIAHATDDRTLTSIGETLGTVAYMAPEEITAEIKADARADVYALTCVLYQCLTGQPPFASAAGVQGVIAHHLHTPPPRPSTITPDVPAAFDAIIAKGMAKDPDDRYQTVHELAAAARTAVADSAVSTTGGVAARLGRRIRLSPKTAGLLAAAVAVAVVAAIAVVIGVRLGSGGGNSPTPITSGYSAQTPLPFTGVSLPTDVAVDAAGNVYVTDMGNDGVVKLAAGASTPTPLPFTGLSNPQGVAVDTAGNIYVTDTSNNRVVKLAAGASTAISLPFTGLKDPQGVAVDTAGNVYVSDRGNDRVVKLAAGASALTPLPFTGLQDPQGVAVDTAGNVYVTELSTERVMKLAAGASTATSLPFTGLKDPQGVAVDRAGDLFVVDWGNQWVVRLAAGASTPTPLPFTGLKNPQGVAVDTAGNVYITDQGPDPVVKLPVG
- a CDS encoding alpha/beta hydrolase, translating into MVVPVDYGKLDGRTTTVAISRVRAGDPERRRGVLLSNPGGPGAEGLDSLDLLGDVLSPEVLAGYDLIGMDPRGVGRSGRTGRCGWPVGEMIRSAGVDLLGFAHDTVQSAGMAASCLVRDPELLRQFTTRNTARDMDIVRSALREEKISYYGTSYGTYLGAVYTQMFPERGDRIVLDSAIDPDRYWEGLVQDWGPADEIALDDWAGWAAARDDTYRLGATPRQVRAGVEELVRAAARQPIVVDGFAVDDHWLPFILHGMLMNYRINAAVAETVRELADAAGGPPTRSRSPRLAAIVAALRDGENSTLAQIACGDSAAMTDLGSYWRNIEDSRVTQPVFGALASNVEPCAFWPRPVEAPTVVRNSVPALIVQATGDPRTPYAHGLRLHQDMAGSRMVTLQDVRIHMTFRPGLSACVNEAINTYFDAGTLPESDTTCHADPSTP
- a CDS encoding TetR/AcrR family transcriptional regulator, which codes for MAIARTPSEKWIEQGLLALAEGGPDAVRVEVLAKALGVTKGGFYGYFADRNALLEAMLDTWERHSTDDVLDRVERDGGDPRTKIQRAGALTLSAEILPVDLAIRDWARRDPAVAQRLRRVDNTRMQLLREMIATFCDDPAEVEARSLLAFCLRIGEQLLAADHPDRTRAQVRAAAADIILKR